The Tursiops truncatus isolate mTurTru1 chromosome 11, mTurTru1.mat.Y, whole genome shotgun sequence genomic sequence GCTGTCACTGCAGCCCAAGCAGGAGCTGGAATAGGCGGCTTGACCCCTGGAGCAAGGGTacatggggcagggagaggggtggCAGCAGGTCAAATGCGGAGCAGAGCAGGGGCTGCAGGAACTGAGGGGACAAGTCAAGGGCGgacaggcagggcagggagggcaggggcaggtaCAGGGTGGGCCAGGGAGGCCGGGACAGGAGGGGCAGGGAGCTGCGTAATAGGGATAGGTAGTGCAGGAGCAGGTGGGAGGGGGacagccagggcaggggcaggcacAGGGAGAGGGGGGGCAGGACAGACAAGGCGAGGCAGCTGGTGGGCCGTGCCCGGAGGGTG encodes the following:
- the LOC117314242 gene encoding uncharacterized protein; this encodes MDFSLGLRLGPRNKKASHQHPPPPSGHGPPAASPCLSCPPSPCACPCPGCPPPTCSCTTYPYYAAPCPSCPGLPGPPCTCPCPPCPACPPLTCPLSSCSPCSAPHLTCCHPSPCPMYPCSRGQAAYSSSCLGCSDSCGRGRGAARGPPGSAGRCSCCFRGHRTSRHCLIV